Proteins from a genomic interval of Candidatus Acetothermia bacterium:
- a CDS encoding ribonucleoside triphosphate reductase: protein MIEHVRKRDGTVVPFDQDRIVSAIGRALAEVGKDDRALAEELALRVVKTLEGRCGALFGPPHVEEIQDAVEEVLMAAGLPDAARAYIVYRHQHQQLREVKELVDPELVASYVNGQDWRVRENSNMSFSLQGLNVFLTEKIIGKYWLTRVYPEHIRKAHVDGDFHIHDLGTLGPYCVGWDLGDLLAQGFRGARGKVESLPPKHFRVALLQAVNFLYTLQGEAAGAQAFSALDTLLAPFIAVDGLSYTEVKQALQEFVYNLNVPTRVGFQTPFSNVTLDLRPPEHLANLPAIVGGKPIHATYGEFTREMNLFNRALAEVMAEGDARGRVFTFPIPTYNVTPDFPWDDPTLEPLWAMTAKYGIPYFANFVNSEMRPEDARSMCCRLRLDVRELRRRGGGLFGSNPLTGSIGVVTLNLPRLAYLSRDEHEFLDRLHELMQLAGKSLIIKRKVLERLTDQGLYPYSKFYLRGVKEPRGEYWAQHFSTIGVIGMNEATLNLLGCTLAEEEGIAFALRVLDFMREVLVGFQEATGHPWNLEATPAEGTSYRLAMVDKDRHPGIVVANERAVRERGAAPYYTNSSQLPVDATFDLFAALRLQEPLQTRYTGGTVFHVWLGERLPSPEAVKSLVAKVMGNFRIPYLTLTPTFSVCPAHGYLVGEQERCPTCGALAEVYSRVVGYLRPVEQWNAGKQSEFRDRKMFHPTLTPGPGR from the coding sequence ATGATCGAGCACGTACGCAAGCGCGATGGAACCGTGGTTCCGTTCGATCAGGACCGGATTGTCTCCGCCATCGGCCGGGCGCTGGCCGAGGTCGGGAAGGACGACCGGGCGCTGGCCGAGGAACTGGCGCTGCGGGTGGTGAAGACGCTCGAGGGCCGGTGCGGGGCCCTATTCGGCCCCCCCCACGTGGAGGAGATCCAGGACGCGGTGGAGGAAGTGCTCATGGCCGCCGGCCTCCCTGACGCGGCAAGGGCCTACATCGTCTACCGCCATCAGCACCAGCAGCTCCGCGAGGTCAAGGAGCTCGTCGACCCCGAACTTGTGGCGAGCTACGTGAACGGGCAGGACTGGCGGGTCCGGGAGAACTCGAACATGTCGTTCTCCCTCCAGGGCCTGAACGTGTTCCTCACCGAGAAGATCATCGGCAAGTACTGGCTGACCAGGGTCTACCCGGAGCACATCCGGAAGGCCCACGTGGACGGGGACTTCCATATCCACGACCTGGGGACGCTCGGCCCCTACTGCGTGGGGTGGGACCTCGGGGACCTCCTCGCCCAGGGGTTTCGGGGGGCAAGGGGCAAGGTGGAGTCCCTTCCGCCGAAGCACTTCCGGGTCGCCCTCCTCCAGGCCGTCAACTTTCTGTACACCCTCCAGGGCGAGGCCGCCGGGGCCCAGGCGTTCTCCGCTCTCGACACCCTTCTCGCCCCGTTCATTGCCGTGGACGGCCTTTCTTACACAGAAGTGAAGCAAGCTCTACAAGAGTTCGTGTACAACCTCAACGTGCCTACACGCGTCGGTTTTCAAACACCTTTCAGCAATGTAACTTTGGATCTCAGGCCGCCGGAGCATTTGGCCAATCTCCCGGCCATCGTGGGCGGGAAGCCCATCCACGCCACGTACGGCGAGTTCACCCGGGAGATGAACCTCTTCAACCGGGCGCTTGCGGAGGTGATGGCCGAGGGCGATGCCCGAGGCCGAGTGTTCACGTTTCCCATCCCCACCTACAACGTCACCCCCGACTTTCCGTGGGACGATCCCACTCTCGAGCCCTTGTGGGCGATGACCGCGAAGTACGGGATCCCGTACTTCGCGAACTTCGTCAACTCCGAGATGCGCCCCGAGGACGCGCGCAGCATGTGCTGTCGCCTGCGCCTAGATGTGCGGGAGCTGCGGAGAAGGGGCGGCGGGTTGTTCGGGTCCAACCCCCTCACCGGGTCGATCGGCGTGGTCACCCTGAACCTGCCCCGGCTGGCGTACCTGTCCCGGGATGAGCACGAGTTCCTCGACCGCCTCCACGAGCTCATGCAGCTCGCCGGAAAGTCTCTCATCATCAAGCGGAAGGTGCTGGAGCGCCTCACCGACCAGGGCTTGTATCCTTATTCCAAGTTCTACCTGCGCGGGGTGAAGGAGCCGCGGGGGGAGTACTGGGCCCAGCATTTTTCCACGATCGGGGTCATCGGGATGAACGAGGCCACCCTCAACCTCCTGGGGTGCACCCTGGCCGAGGAGGAGGGGATCGCGTTCGCCCTCCGCGTCCTCGACTTCATGCGCGAGGTGCTCGTGGGGTTCCAAGAAGCCACCGGGCATCCGTGGAACCTGGAGGCGACCCCGGCCGAGGGGACGAGCTACCGCCTGGCGATGGTCGACAAGGACCGGCATCCGGGGATCGTGGTGGCCAACGAGAGAGCCGTGCGGGAGCGCGGCGCCGCCCCGTACTACACGAACTCCTCCCAACTCCCGGTGGACGCTACCTTCGACCTGTTCGCTGCTCTGCGCCTGCAGGAGCCCCTGCAGACCCGGTACACCGGAGGGACCGTGTTCCACGTGTGGCTGGGGGAGCGGCTTCCTTCTCCGGAAGCGGTGAAGTCGCTCGTGGCGAAGGTGATGGGGAACTTCCGCATCCCCTACCTCACCCTGACCCCGACGTTCTCCGTGTGCCCCGCTCATGGGTACCTGGTAGGGGAGCAGGAGCGCTGTCCGACCTGTGGGGCGCTCGCCGAGGTGTACTCCCGGGTGGTGGGGTACCTCCGGCCGGTGGAGCAGTGGAACGCCGGCAAACAATCGGAGTTCCGCGACCGCAAGATGTTTCACCCGACCCTGACCCCCGGCCCTGGTCGCTAG